A genomic stretch from Coregonus clupeaformis isolate EN_2021a chromosome 23, ASM2061545v1, whole genome shotgun sequence includes:
- the LOC121536648 gene encoding twist-related protein 2-like, which yields MEEGSSSPISPVDSLLTSEDELDRQQKRFGRKRRHSKKSSEDSSPGNVKRGKKPSPSSSTQSYEELQNQRCLANVRERQRTQSLNEAFSSLRKIIPTLPSDKLSKIQTLKLASRYIDFLYQVLQSDEMDNKMSSCSYVAHERLSYAFSVWRMEGAWSMSASH from the coding sequence ATGGAAGAGGGCtcaagttctcccatctcccctgTGGATAGCCTACTGACCAGTGAGGATGAATTGGACAGACAACAGAAACGATTTGGAAGGAAGAGGAGACACAGTAAAAAGTCGAGCGAGGACAGCAGTCCCGGTAACGTGAAACGGGGCAAAAAACCGAGTCCGAGCAGCAGCACTCAGTCCTACGAGGAGTTGCAGAACCAGCGGTGCCTGGCCAACGTCAGGGAGAGGCAAAGGACACAGTCGCTCAACGAAGCCTTCTCGTCTTTACGCAAAATTATCCCCACGCTACCCTCGGATAAACTGAGCAAGATCCAGACACTAAAACTTGCCTCCAGATACATAGACTTCCTCTATCAGGTGCTGCAAAGCGACGAGATGGACAATAAGATGTCGAGCTGCAGCTATGTTGCGCACGAGAGACTCAGTTACGCTTTCTCCGTGTGGCGGATGGAGGGCGCGTGGTCAATGTCTGCATCTCATTAG